The following proteins come from a genomic window of Nautilia profundicola AmH:
- the luxS gene encoding S-ribosylhomocysteine lyase, translating to MPMLDSFLVDHVKMPSPGLRVAKHVKTPNGDIITVYDVRFAKPNEEIIDERAMHTLEHLFAGYMRDNLSNYEIIDISPMGCRTGFYMSVIGEPEDEEVIEAWKKSMQNVLETDTIPEANVYQCGSCYMHSLDGAKKVAEHILNNEIVIMDNEALALNPENIPNECNVDTSKVKILGK from the coding sequence ATGCCAATGTTAGACAGTTTTTTGGTTGACCACGTTAAAATGCCAAGTCCTGGCCTAAGGGTAGCCAAACACGTAAAAACGCCAAACGGAGATATCATTACGGTATACGACGTAAGATTTGCAAAACCAAATGAAGAGATTATCGACGAAAGGGCAATGCACACGCTTGAGCATCTTTTTGCCGGATATATGAGAGATAATCTCAGTAATTACGAAATAATCGATATTTCACCTATGGGATGCCGTACAGGGTTTTATATGAGTGTAATTGGCGAACCTGAAGACGAAGAAGTAATCGAAGCGTGGAAAAAATCTATGCAAAACGTACTTGAAACTGACACGATCCCTGAAGCAAACGTATATCAGTGTGGAAGCTGCTATATGCATTCGCTCGACGGCGCCAAAAAAGTCGCTGAACATATATTAAACAACGAAATTGTTATAATGGATAACGAAGCTCTAGCACTAAACCCTGAAAACATTCCGAATGAATGCAATGTAGACACTTCAAAGGTTAAAATTTTAGGAAAATGA
- a CDS encoding SLC13 family permease produces the protein MKLLKKEWLFFTFLFLFVILFFQEKPSLSEINSYIDWSTIRALSTLLLITTALKLSNIFDLFAVKSIKSFKNERTLAFAFIMLSAFLSMFLTNDITLFIMVPLTLAFSTQIKNDLTKLVIFEAIAVNVGSTLTPFGNPQNIFLFRQMDISVINFIQKMSIVFLPSIILLITFIFFSFPKKPLEINIKEHTNTDKFLFISSLLLFVIFIVSLEYSYVRYALLVIILFYLFSGYKKILLKFDYFLILTFIIMFIDFGMLSNFSIVKNIMTSINMDFYNVFNISIILSQIISNVPAAIFMSNFSNNYTAIAYGVDIAGNGLLIGSLANIIALRFLKNPKVYIEFHKYSIPYFFLSYLLILVIFYKFI, from the coding sequence ATGAAACTTTTAAAAAAAGAGTGGCTTTTTTTTACTTTTCTTTTCCTTTTTGTTATTTTATTTTTCCAGGAAAAACCGTCATTATCGGAAATCAATTCTTATATAGACTGGAGTACGATAAGAGCACTAAGTACCCTATTACTTATAACAACAGCTTTAAAACTTTCAAACATATTTGATCTTTTTGCGGTAAAAAGCATTAAAAGCTTTAAAAATGAAAGAACTCTTGCTTTTGCTTTTATTATGCTTAGTGCGTTCTTATCCATGTTCTTAACAAATGATATAACTCTTTTTATTATGGTTCCTTTAACATTAGCGTTTTCAACACAAATTAAAAACGACTTAACCAAACTTGTCATTTTTGAAGCAATAGCTGTTAATGTAGGAAGCACTCTTACTCCTTTCGGAAATCCTCAGAATATTTTTTTATTTAGACAGATGGATATAAGTGTAATAAATTTTATTCAAAAAATGAGTATTGTTTTTTTACCGAGTATTATATTGCTTATTACGTTTATATTTTTTTCTTTTCCCAAAAAACCTTTAGAAATAAATATCAAAGAGCATACAAATACCGATAAATTTTTGTTTATATCTTCATTATTGCTGTTTGTTATTTTTATTGTGTCCTTAGAGTATTCATATGTAAGATATGCATTATTGGTGATCATTCTTTTTTATCTTTTTAGCGGTTATAAAAAAATTCTTTTAAAATTCGACTATTTTTTAATATTAACATTTATTATAATGTTTATAGATTTCGGTATGCTTAGCAATTTTAGCATCGTAAAAAACATTATGACCAGTATCAATATGGATTTTTACAATGTATTTAATATAAGTATAATACTATCGCAAATAATTTCTAATGTTCCTGCAGCAATTTTTATGAGTAATTTCTCCAATAATTACACTGCAATAGCTTATGGTGTTGATATTGCCGGAAACGGCCTTTTAATTGGTTCTTTGGCAAATATTATAGCCCTTAGATTTTTAAAAAACCCCAAAGTTTATATAGAGTTTCATAAGTATTCAATCCCTTATTTTTTTCTATCTTATCTATTAATTTTAGTTATTTTTTACAAATTTATTTGA
- a CDS encoding desulfoferrodoxin family protein, producing the protein MKRREALKIGALGLMAAAVTPVMASKNENDEVNPYGKYREKIYNRNRYTKDAKNPTKGELKHTPEIKIGKKDAKGYTLVEITIGQEGIIHPSSEAHWIDFIELDADAKLVARTLFEPGKAMGYVAYKVKLDGVKKLTAREGCNKHGIWEYTINL; encoded by the coding sequence ATGAAAAGAAGAGAAGCACTAAAAATCGGAGCGTTAGGATTAATGGCTGCAGCTGTTACACCGGTAATGGCAAGTAAAAATGAAAATGATGAAGTAAATCCTTACGGAAAATACAGAGAAAAAATCTATAATAGAAATAGATATACAAAAGATGCAAAAAACCCTACAAAAGGTGAACTTAAACACACACCTGAAATTAAAATAGGCAAAAAAGACGCAAAAGGATACACATTAGTTGAAATCACTATAGGTCAGGAAGGTATCATCCATCCAAGCAGCGAAGCTCACTGGATTGATTTTATCGAACTTGATGCGGACGCTAAACTTGTGGCAAGAACACTTTTTGAACCGGGCAAAGCTATGGGATACGTAGCATACAAAGTTAAACTTGACGGTGTTAAAAAATTGACTGCAAGAGAAGGATGTAACAAACATGGGATCTGGGAATATACAATTAATCTTTAA
- the rpsB gene encoding 30S ribosomal protein S2, whose protein sequence is MPCNVTMKDLLECGVHFGHQKRRWNPKMKKYIFGVRKNIYIIDLQKTLRHIKYAYNVVKNAAEEGKTILFVGTKKQAIDAIKEHAERCGMPYVNHRWLGGMLTNFKTIQKSIRKLEIIEKMEETGQINLLTKKERLILARRKAKLEKFIGGIRHMKTIPDMLFIIDTVKEKIAVGEANKLGLPIVAPVDTNCDPDLIDVPIPGNDDAIRSVNLFCKTIADAIIEGKELAAKEEEGEVEPITQEEIAEEVKEIKEEAKAEEKTEEEIKAETEEIKKAEEA, encoded by the coding sequence ATGCCGTGTAATGTAACAATGAAAGACTTATTAGAGTGTGGTGTACACTTCGGTCACCAAAAGAGAAGATGGAACCCAAAAATGAAAAAATACATTTTTGGTGTAAGAAAAAACATTTATATTATCGACCTTCAAAAAACGCTAAGACATATCAAATATGCTTACAATGTAGTTAAAAACGCTGCTGAAGAAGGGAAAACTATACTTTTCGTAGGTACTAAAAAACAAGCAATCGATGCAATTAAAGAACATGCAGAAAGATGTGGTATGCCTTATGTAAACCATAGATGGCTTGGTGGTATGCTTACAAACTTCAAAACTATTCAAAAATCAATCAGAAAACTTGAAATCATTGAAAAAATGGAAGAAACTGGACAAATCAACCTTTTAACTAAAAAAGAAAGATTAATCCTTGCAAGAAGAAAAGCTAAACTTGAAAAATTCATCGGCGGTATCAGACATATGAAAACTATCCCTGATATGCTTTTCATTATAGATACTGTAAAAGAAAAAATCGCTGTTGGTGAAGCTAATAAACTTGGTCTTCCGATCGTAGCTCCTGTAGATACAAACTGTGACCCTGATTTAATCGATGTTCCAATCCCAGGAAACGACGATGCAATCAGAAGTGTAAATCTTTTCTGTAAAACAATTGCTGACGCTATCATTGAAGGTAAAGAATTGGCGGCTAAAGAGGAAGAAGGTGAAGTAGAACCTATTACTCAAGAAGAAATCGCTGAAGAAGTAAAAGAAATTAAAGAAGAAGCTAAAGCTGAAGAAAAAACTGAAGAAGAAATCAAAGCTGAAACTGAAGAAATCAAAAAAGCTGAGGAGGCGTAA